One Loxodonta africana isolate mLoxAfr1 chromosome 6, mLoxAfr1.hap2, whole genome shotgun sequence DNA window includes the following coding sequences:
- the LOC100659379 gene encoding olfactory receptor 9S13-like: protein MPTLKTGNASVVSLREFVLAGFEGGLKIQVLLFAVFLTLYMVTVLGNLTMIVVITLDARLHSPMYFFLKNLSFLDLCYSSVIAPKALSDFFSSRKIITFAGCATQLFFFALLVTTDGLLLGVMAYDRFMAICNPLRYPVTMCPSACTRLVLGTYCGGCFNSIVQTSLALRVPFCSSNHINHYFCDLPSLLRIACANTALNELVMFGICGLIIVGVTCVVLVSYGYITVTILRMRSAAGRHKVFSTCGSHMTVVTLFVGTVFVMYAHPGAIESMEQGKVVSIFYTLVIPMLNPLIYSLRNKDVKEALKRLGQKHAAT, encoded by the coding sequence ATGCCAACACTGAAAACTGGCAATGCTTCAGTGGTCTCTTTGCGTGAGTTTGTGCTAGCTGGATTTGAGGGCGGGCTGAAGATCCAGGTCCTGCTCTTTGCTGTATTCTTGACCCTCTATATGGTGACTGTACTGGGGAACCTCACAATGATCGTGGTCATCACACTAGATGCCCGCCTCCATTCCCCAATGTACTTTTTCCTTAAGAACCTCTCCTTCCTGGACCTCTGCTACTCCTCCGTCATTGCTCCCAAGGCCCTTTCAGACTTCTTCTCCTCAAGAAAAATCATCACCTTTGCTGGCTGTGCCACCCAACTCTTCTTCTTTGCTCTCCTGGTCACcactgatggtttacttctgggtgtcatggcctatgaccgcttcaTGGCCATCTGCAACCCCCTGCGCTACCCAGTCACCATGTGCCCCTCAGCCTGCACCCGCCTGGTACTGGGCACTTACTGTGGAGGCTGCTTCAATTCCATTGTGCAGACCAGCCTCGCTCTCCGTGTGCCATTCTGCAGCTCCAACCACATCAACCACTACTTCTGTGACTTGCCTTCTCTGCTCCGGATCGCCTGTGCCAACACAGCCCTCAATGAACTGGTCATGTTTGGCATCTGTGGGCTGATCATTGTGGGTGTGACATGTGTGGTTCTTGTCTCCTATGGCTATATCACAGTGACCATCCTGAGGATGCGTTCAGCAGCTGGGCGCCACAAGGTCTTCTCAACATGTGGTTCCCACATGACTGTAGTGACTCTCTTTGTTGGGACTGTCTTTGTGATGTACGCCCATCCAGGAGCCATTGAGTCCATGGAGCAGGGCAAGGTGGTCTCCATCTTCTACACCCTGGTCATCCCCATGCTCAACCCCCTCATATACAGTCTGCGGAACAAGGATGTAAAGGAAGCCCTAAAGAGGTTGGGTCAGAAACATGCAGCTACATGA